The Punica granatum isolate Tunisia-2019 chromosome 4, ASM765513v2, whole genome shotgun sequence genome has a window encoding:
- the LOC116205180 gene encoding probable polygalacturonase, which yields MNIAVLPLLVVAAALSVSLTGGGAEARKVTKLESTSASTDVVYNAISCRAHSASVTDFGAVGDGQTSNTKAFQDAVKQLSRFASDGGVQLYVPAGKWLTGSFSLTSHFTLYLHRDAVLLASQDMNEWPVLKPLPSYGRGRDAAAGRYQSLIFGTNLADVVVTGNNGTIDGQGAFWWQKFHGGKLKYTRPYLVEFMYSDTIQISNLTLLNSPSWNVHPVYSSNVLVQGITILAPVKSPNTDGINPDSCTNVKIEDCYIVSGDDCVAVKSGWDEYGISYGMPTQQLIIRRLTCISPYSATIALGSEMSGGIRDVRAEDITAINTESGIRIKTAVGRGAYVKDIYVKRMVMHTMKWAFKMDGDYKSHPDSHYDPNALPVIQNINYRDMVAENVSVAARFNGISGDPFSGICIANVTLGMAAKSKKYPWTCTDVQGMTSGVSPRPCEALPDQGPEKINACDFPEESLPIDELEVKQCTYRMD from the exons ATGAACATAGCTGTCTTGCCCCTTCTTGTGGTGGCAGCGGCACTTTCGGTGTCACTAACAGGAGGAGGGGCTGAGGCCAGAAAAGTGACGAAGTTGGAGTCTACATCTGCATCTACTGATGTGGTATATAATGCCATCAGCTGCAGGGCTCACAGTGCTTCCGTGACCGACTTCGGAGCGGTTGGTGATGGCCAGACCTCCAACACCAAGGCCTTCCAGGATGCAGTCAAGCAGCTGAGCCGCTTTGCCTCGGACGGCGGGGTTCAGCTTTACGTCCCCGCTGGGAAATGGTTGACCGGAAGCTTCAGCTTGACCAGCCACTTCACTCTCTATCTCCACAGGGATGCTGTTCTTCTTGCTTCCCAG GACATGAACGAATGGCCAGTGCTTAAACCACTGCCATCTTATGGAAGAGGAAGGGATGCGGCTGCTGGAAGGTACCAGAGCCTCATATTTGGGACGAACCTCGCTGATGTTGTTGTCACAG GGAACAATGGTACGATAGACGGCCAGGGAGCATTCTGGTGGCAGAAATTCCACGGTGGCAAGCTGAAGTATACCCGGCCATACCTCGTGGAGTTCATGTACTCTGATACCATCCAAATCTCAAACTTGACTCTCCTCAACTCTCCTTCTTGGAATGTTCATCCCGTTTACAGCAG CAATGTGCTTGTGCAAGGCATCACGATCCTCGCCCCTGTCAAATCTCCGAACACCGACGGGATCAACCCAG ACTCCTGCACAAATGTCAAAATCGAAGACTGTTACATAGTTTCGGGAGACGACTGTGTGGCGGTCAAGAGTGGATGGGATGAGTATGGGATCTCATACGGGATGCCGACTCAACAGCTCATAATCCGACGCCTCACCTGCATTTCTCCCTACAGTGCCACCATCGCCCTGGGGAGCGAGATGTCAGGAGGGATCCGAGACGTTCGTGCCGAGGACATAACTGCTATAAACACCGAGTCAGGAATCAGAATCAAGACCGCTGTTGGGAGAGGAGCCTATGTGAAGGACATTTACGTGAAAAGAATGGTCATGCACACGATGAAATGGGCGTTTAAGATGGATGGGGATTATAAATCCCATCCCGATAGTCACTACGATCCAAATGCATTGCCGGTAATTCAGAACATCAATTACAGAGACATGGTGGCCGAGAACGTGTCGGTAGCAGCGAGATTTAATGGGATTTCTGGTGACCCGTTTAGTGGAATCTGCATAGCGAACGTGACGCTGGGGATGGCAGCAAAGTCGAAGAAGTACCCTTGGACATGCACAGACGTTCAGGGGATGACGAGCGGGGTGAGCCCTCGGCCGTGCGAAGCACTGCCTGACCAGGGGCCTGAGAAGATCAATGCGTGTGATTTCCCTGAGGAGAGCCTGCCAATCGATGAGCTGGAGGTGAAGCAGTGTACTTATAGAATGGATTAA